Proteins encoded by one window of Rhinolophus ferrumequinum isolate MPI-CBG mRhiFer1 chromosome 13, mRhiFer1_v1.p, whole genome shotgun sequence:
- the SPR gene encoding sepiapterin reductase isoform X2 produces MEVGGGPEGSLGRTVCVLTGASRGFGRALALLLAPLLSPGSVLVLNARNDEALRQLGAELGAERPGLLVVRVPADLSAQDGLQRLLGALRELPRPEGLQRVLLINNAGTLGDVSKGFVDLADPAEMNSYWGLNLTSMLCLTSSILKAFPDSPGLHRTVVNISSLCAVQPFKGWTLYCAGKAAREMMCQVLAAEEPSVRVLSYAPGKP; encoded by the exons ATGGAGGTCGGCGGCGGCCCGGAGGGCTCCCTGGGACGCACCGTGTGCGTGCTGACCGGGGCCTCCCGTGGCTTCGGCCGGGCGCTGGCCCTGCTCCTGGCCCCGCTACTGTCGCCCGGCTCCGTGCTGGTCCTAAACGCCCGCAACGATGAGGCGCTGCGGCAGCTGGGGGCCGAGCTGGGCGCTGAGCGGCCCGGCCTGCTCGTGGTGCGGGTTCCCGCCGACCTGAGCGCCCAGGACGGCCTGCAGCGGCTTCTCGGCGCCCTGCGCGAGCTCCCCAGGCCGGAGGGTCTGCAGCGAGTGCTGCTAATCAACAACGCAG GCACTCTTGGGGATGTGTCCAAAGGCTTCGTGGACCTGGCTGACCCAGCTGAAATGAACAGCTACTGGGGTCTGAACTTGACCTCGATGCTCTGCCTGACTTCCAGCATCCTGAAGGCCTTCCCAGACAGTCCTGGCCTCCACAGGACGGTGGTTAACATCTCCTCCCTCTGTGCTGTGCAGCCTTTCAAGGGCTGGACACTGTACTGTGCAGGGAAGGCTGCCCGTGAGATGATGTGCCAGGTCCTGGCAGCAGAGGAACCTAGTGTGAGGGTGCTGAGCTATGCCCCAG GAAAGCCTTAA